One window of the Epinephelus moara isolate mb chromosome 22, YSFRI_EMoa_1.0, whole genome shotgun sequence genome contains the following:
- the si:ch73-196l6.5 gene encoding riboflavin transporter 2 yields MSLLTHLLACLFGMGSWVSINGLWVELPLIVPEIPEGWYLPSYLSVLIQMANVGPLFVTLMHRFRPGALNEIAVIYVIIGLGTAASFLLGFFWKETVVVAGVPRSVALLVLTFFLAAVDCTSSVTFLPFMMRLKTKYLTTYYIGEGVSGLLPALVALIQGVGVVHCINSTQSLSHTLNSSNSSVTFDLRAQYQPANFSAEVFFFFLSAMMLVCLAAFLLLNYHPSVARELPNGRYTNGVKEKSQSNRRWAEQKSMMDPCRPATQKRRSSFGTGSYSWTQVFYIFAILAWVNALTNVVLPSVQSYSCLPYGNNAYHLSATMAAVANPLACFIAMFVPIRSLLLMGALTVIGSAVGAFIMSMAVLSPCPLLVNEASGSVIIVLAWILFVLTLSYVKVIIGVILRDEGHSALVWCGAVVQLGSLLGAVTMFPLVSVYSYFSSGDPCNTKCP; encoded by the exons ATGTCCCTTCTCACCCACCTGTTGGCGTGTCTGTTCGGGATGGGCTCCTGGGTCTCCATCAACGGTCTGTGGGTGGAGCTGCCCCTCATTGTCCCTGAGATCCCAGAGGGTTGGTACCTGCCCTCGTACCTCTCCGTCCTCATCCAGATGGCCAACGTGGGGCCACTGTTCGTCACCCTGATGCATCGCTTCCGGCCTGGTGCCCTGAATGAAATAGCTGTCATATATGTGATCATCGGCCTTGGCACTGCGGCGAGCTTCCTGCTGGGCTTTTTCTGGAAGGAGACTGTAGTGGTGGCCGGTGTTCCTCGCAGCGTAGCCCTCCTTGTCTTAACTTTCTTCCTCGCTGCTGTTGACTGCACTTCCTCTGTCACCTTCCTCCCCTTCATGATGCGTCTCAAGACTAAGTATCTGACCACGTACTACATTGGGGAGGGTGTGAGCGGCCTGCTGCCTGCTCTAGTGGCTTTGATTCAGGGTGTTGGGGTGGTCCACTGCATAAACAGCACCCAGTCTCTGAGCCACACACTTAACTCCTCCAACAGttctgtgacctttgacctccggGCTCAGTATCAGCCAGCCAACTTCTCCGCTGAggtgtttttcttcttcctcagcgCCATGATGCTGGTGTGCCTGGCGGCATTCCTGCTGCTGAACTACCACCCGTCTGTGGCCAGGGAGCTTCCCAACGGTCGATACACCAACGGGGTGAAGGAGAAGTCTCAGAGTAACAGGAGGTGGGCGGAGCAGAAGTCCATGATGGATCCATGCAGACCTGCCACTCAGAAGCGCAGAAGCAGCTTTGGCACCGGCTCTTACAGCTGGACGCAGGTGTTTTACATCTTTGCGATCCTGGCCTGGGTGAACGCTCTGACCAACGTGGTGCTTCCCTCGGTGCAGTCCTACTCATGTCTGCCGTACGGGAACAACGCTTATCACTTATCAGCCACCATGGCTGCTGTGGCAAACCCTCTCGCCTGCTTCATCGCCATGTTCGTCCCTAtaag ATCTCTGCTGCTGATGGGAGCACTCACAGTGATAGGAAGTGCAGTTGGAGCTTTTATAATGAGCATGGCAGTGCTGAGTCCCTGCCCACTGCTGGTTAATGAAGCTTCAGGTAGTGTCATCATT GTGTTGGCCTGGATCCTGTTTGTTCTCACTCTGTCCTATGTGAAGGTGATCATTGGGGTGATCCTGCGGGATGAGGGTCACAGCGCCCTCGTGTGGTGTGGAGCTGTGGTGCAGCTGGGCTCTCTTCTGGGAGctgtcaccatgtttccacTGGTCAGTGTCTACAGCTACTTTTCATCGGGGGATCCGTGCAACACAAAATGTCCCTAA